TAAAGTAACAACAATTGTTATTGAACATCGAATTGAAGAAGTCCTCAGCTTAGGAATTGACAAGATTGTTGTGGTAAATGAGGGGGAGATTGTGGCAATCGGTAGTCCAGATGAGCTTTTACGCACCACTGTTTTTGAAGAAAACAGTTTGCGTGAACCCCTTTATCTCTCGGCGCTCAAAGCCGTGAATTGCGCTAATTCATTGACCGATTTCTCTGATATCCAAAGTTTAGATCATCAAGGAGTCCAGCAAGCTCTTCTTAATTTTTCTAAGCAATATCAAACACCAATGGTCGCTGCCAGTGAAAATGAACTTCTATCAGTACAAAATCTGACGGTCAAATTTGATCAGCGTGAAGTTTTAAAGAATATTGACCTCAAAATTCAACAGGGAGAAAAAATTTCGATTGTCGGTAAAAACGGAGTAGGAAAATCAACCTTTGCCAATGCCCTCTGTCATTTTGTCGAGGCTGAGGGGGAGATTTTTTACCGGCAAAAATCTATAAAAGCAGATAGTATTTCAGAACGTGCTGCCAAAATTGGCTATATCATGCAAAATCCAAATCTGATGATTTCACAAAATATCGTCAGTGACGAAGTCGCCTCAGGACTTCGCTTGCGTGGGATAAGCGAAGAAATCATCAGCGAAAAGGTCGAAAAAATTCTGAAAGTCTGTGGACTTTATCCCTTTAGAAATTGGCCCATCAGCTCTTTAAGTTATGGTCAGAAAAAAAGAGTGACCATTGCTAGCATTTTAATTTTAGAGCCAGAAATTTTACTCCTAGATGAGCCGACAGCTGCTCAAGATTTGACATCCTACCGTGAAATCATGGATTTTTTGGATGAACTGAACCAAAAACTCCATCTGACCATGATTATGATTACACACGATATGTATCTCATCACAGAATATACCAATCGCACGCTTGTTTTTGCAGATGGAACAATTCTCGCCGATGATACACCTTACGAAATTCTTAAAAATGAGAAGTTTGTGATGAGCGGCAATCTCACCCAACCGAGTCTGTATGAGCTTGCAAAACAGACTGCTATTGATCCAATAGCGCTGACAACTGCTTTTATCAACTATCAATCTAAAGAAAGGACAGTCCATGAATAATCAACTTAAAGTCTTGGGATTCAAGGCCGGAACAGGTGTTATTTATGAAATAAATGCCACAGCAAAACTTTTGTTTTTTCTTTTGATATCCATCAGTAGCATGATTACTTATGACACCAGATACCTTGCTTTTGTTGCTATTTTCTCACTTATTTTATTCCGTTTTTCAAAAATTCCGTTTGCCTCAGTTAAACGGGTAGCCCAATTTGCAGCTCTCTTTGCACTACTTAACCTGTTGTTTGTTTTTATTTTCGATGCTGGTTATGGTGTACGACTTTATGGCTCTCAAACGATGTTGGTTGGGCCATTGAGTAGTGAAGAGCTCTTCTATCTTTTCAATCTCGTTCTTAAATATCTCTGTACGATTCCTCTTGCTCTTTTATTCATTTTGACCACAAATCCTAGCCAATTTGCAAGCAGTCTGAATAAGATTGGCTTACCTTATCGTTCTTCATATTCTGTTTCACTGGCCTTGCGCTATATTCCAGATATGCAAGAAAAGTTTATAGCAATTCGTAATGCGCAAGAGGCTCGAGGAATGGATTTATCTAAAAAGGTCAACTTGTTTTTACGAATTAAGCTGAACGTACAACTTTTGCTCCCTCTCATTTTTTCAAGCTTGGAGCAAATTGATAGCATTTCAACGGCAATGGAACTCCGACGATTTGGTAAAAAGAAAAAAAGAAGCTGGTACAGCTATCAACCATTGCAGGCAAAAGATTATTTTGTAATCTTTATCGCAATTTTAGGCGTTTTAACAGTGATTGCCCTTTTCTTTGTCAATCAAGGTCGATTTTTCAATCCTTTTCGTTAAAAATAGAGCCAAAAATTTCCTTACCATAGTCAAGATGACGTGAAACATTTTTCTTTAAGTGAAATAGAGCAGACTAAATTTGTCTACACACTGAAAGCAGAGTAATCTGCTTTTTGTTGTCTTGCAAAAATGACCGGAAAATGGCATAATAGGGAGTGTAAAAAACTTTTTACAAAAAATGATTTATAAAAAAATAAAATTTAAAAATTAACGAAAAAGAGGGAGAAAATGATTTTTCTCAGCTCAACT
The DNA window shown above is from Lactococcus sp. S-13 and carries:
- a CDS encoding ABC transporter ATP-binding protein, with protein sequence MEPLISFKDFTFKYDLQKNPTLKNINLDIFAGEKVLIVGPSGSGKSTIGQCLNGILPHLYKGEASGHLSIDGLPFGSSISELSTKVSTILQDTDGQFIGLTVAEDIAFALENDGKEPADMVTAVNYWAEVTESKKLLAQRPQDLSGGQKQRVSLAGVLIDESPILLFDEPLANLDPQTCKDTMQLIKKIHAENKVTTIVIEHRIEEVLSLGIDKIVVVNEGEIVAIGSPDELLRTTVFEENSLREPLYLSALKAVNCANSLTDFSDIQSLDHQGVQQALLNFSKQYQTPMVAASENELLSVQNLTVKFDQREVLKNIDLKIQQGEKISIVGKNGVGKSTFANALCHFVEAEGEIFYRQKSIKADSISERAAKIGYIMQNPNLMISQNIVSDEVASGLRLRGISEEIISEKVEKILKVCGLYPFRNWPISSLSYGQKKRVTIASILILEPEILLLDEPTAAQDLTSYREIMDFLDELNQKLHLTMIMITHDMYLITEYTNRTLVFADGTILADDTPYEILKNEKFVMSGNLTQPSLYELAKQTAIDPIALTTAFINYQSKERTVHE
- a CDS encoding energy-coupling factor transporter transmembrane component T family protein, which produces MNNQLKVLGFKAGTGVIYEINATAKLLFFLLISISSMITYDTRYLAFVAIFSLILFRFSKIPFASVKRVAQFAALFALLNLLFVFIFDAGYGVRLYGSQTMLVGPLSSEELFYLFNLVLKYLCTIPLALLFILTTNPSQFASSLNKIGLPYRSSYSVSLALRYIPDMQEKFIAIRNAQEARGMDLSKKVNLFLRIKLNVQLLLPLIFSSLEQIDSISTAMELRRFGKKKKRSWYSYQPLQAKDYFVIFIAILGVLTVIALFFVNQGRFFNPFR